GTGAACACAAATAAAACAGGTAGACTAATGCGAAAGATATGTCTCATCATTGTAAGATGACGTCTATCCGCTGACTTTTCAATCCTGAGAGTCGCTAAATAAAAATACAGCGAAAAGCTTAGAAACCATGGAAATCGTTGCCTTAGTTCTCTTCATAATCGGCTTCCTCATAACGTTAATCTACGGAATACTGCTAATCATCGCATTCCAAACGTCGACCCTCTGGGGGCTTGGATGCCTGCTTGTCCCATTTGTAGGTTTGATATTCATCATCATGCATTGTGAGGCAACCCAATCGCCTTTCCTGAAAAGCCTGCTCGGCATCCCATTTTTCATTCTGGCCATGCTGATCATGCCTGAAGGCCAGCCAATGTGAGCACCCCAGAAAGTATTCAGCGAATGTGAGACTCTGTTTGTCCCGCCAACAAGCACATTTGTCCCGAATGCAGTTGTCTTTGGCCGGGATGTAATGGTATCTGGTCTAGATACCATTGCAGCTGAAATAGACATAATGACACCCGACACGTATATAATCACAGATGAAGTGATTGATTAGTCCAGTGGACTGTTGCGCATTAATTATGTGCTTTTACAGGTGCGAGTAGCATCAAGAATGCTATTGATAAAGATATGCACTACCTTCGACAGCATCGCGACAGGGGCAATGCACATTCCCGACGAAATGAACTTTAAAAATCCTCTTTTAGCTTTAAATAAAGCTAACTAAAAAATGGTGGTGAGAACAGGATTCGAACCTGTGAACCGATTACCGGAACAGATTTACAGTCTGCGTGCTTTGGCCGCTTGCATATCTCACCATCTGATAAATCAGAAAAGCGTTGGAAAATGTGGCCTTCATCTAATCTTGCCAAGCTTTTTTTGTGACGATCGTGATTTTGGTCAAGATATGCTTAGGAAAGGAGTTTTAGAGCCGATTTATACCTTTGCTTGAGACATAAAGGCCTTCGGGCAATATATTTACCCAAATGCGAGTTTACATCATCGAGGACGTTGAATTGATGCTCGAAGTCGTGCATTCCTATGTCAGCTCTCTGGAAGGCATGGAAATTGTCGGTGAAGCGGAAGATGGCATGGTTGCGATGAATGAAATTGCGGCATTAAAGCCGGATCTGGTCCTGACCGATATCAATCTCCCCGAAGTGAATGGACTGGAGATTCTCTATCTCCTGAAAAGGAAGTATCCGCAGATGCGCGTAGTATTGTTCACTGGTTCCATCACCAGGGAACGCGTCAAACTCGCCTATGAAGGTGGTGCCGATGGCTTCATCGAAAAAAGTGCTGATCTGACCGAATTCCGTAACGCGATCGAAGCCCTTTCCAGTGGTCAACGCTACTTTGGAGGCCCAGCCAAGCATCACCTTGGCGCTATTCTGGCAGATTCTGGCTCCTTTGAAGCATAATGCTTTGAAGCATCCTCTCTTTTAGGCAAAGTAACGGTATAGAGTGATGGTAAAAGAGGAATTTGAACCAGGCATACGTGATCCGAGGAAAACCCGTTTGATTTACGGGGGAATCTTTCTTTTGGTCCTGATCGTCCTTGGTGCCTCTACTTTGCCTGCCTACCGTGCCTTCAAAAAATTTCGGGCACACCAAATGACTGAGGAAGCGATCATTCATTTGGAGAAAGACAACTTTGAGCAGGCCTGGGAAAAAGCCCAGACTGCGTATCAGCTTTACCCTCTTGATGCGGAGGTTGCGAGAACCGCAGCAAAGGTCTACAGCCGCCTGGACCCATCCCAGGCTGTTGCTTTCTGGCAGGAAGCCTATGAACTATCCGAGGATCGCGAGGATCTCATTGAGCTAATTGATGCGGCGATTCTGGCTCGTCAGCTGGATATCGCAGAGGAAAATATTAAAGAGCTCAAAGCACTTGGCCAGCCACTGGGAACAGCGTTCTACCATGAGGCACGGTTAAAGCTTTTGGAAATGGATGTAACGGAAGCCATTGCAGCTGCTCAGCAGTCTCTGACCGAAGGTGGGGCTCCAGAAGATGCTCCCTTTCTCTATATTCAATTGACCCAGTTTTCGCAGGATCCGGCAGTGCGTGCTGAAGGTATCGAATACCTGCGTGAACTTGCCCGTAAGCCCAACACCATAGGGATCAAGGCGCTGAGGAGAATCGGTGCCTTTCCTGAGAACACCCCCGACGAGCTCAGAGAAGTGATCGATGCAGTGAACAACCATCCTGCACGCGAAAGAAACGATTTGCTTTACGCTTTGGAGCTGGAAATGAGACTGCCGGATGCCAGTGCCAAAGATAACCTGCGCAAAGCATCCGAGCTTTTTAACAAGGATGACCTTGGTGAATTGACCGAGTATGGCCGCTGGCTGAATCGCCAGCGCCGGTATGGCCAAACGCTTGAGATCATTACAGAAAAGCAGGCATTGTCCCGAAGTGACCTTTTTCTGGTCTGGGCGGATGCACTGGCAGCCCTGGACAAATGGGACAAAATCGGGGAAGTCCTGTCTCTTTCAAACCTTCCAATTCAGCGTTATCAATTCCTCCTCTTCCAGGCTCGGCTCTATTTTGAGACCGGACAGTATGACCGAGGGGAATTCGCCTGGACCCGCGCCTTGCTACAGGTTGCCAACCAGCCTAGGCAGCTTTGGTATCTTGAGGGATATGCAATGAGGCTTGGACTTTATGAGCAGGCAAGGGAAACCCTCGATCGCCTGACACAACTGGCATCCACTCGAAGGGAAGCCTACGAAAAGCTGGTTCAACTCGAGCAAAAACATGGCAGCGTAGAATCGCTTCGTGAAGTTCTGAAGCGTATGAGTGAAGCCTATCCGCGTGACCTGATGGTGAAGAACGATCTGGCTTATGCGAACTTACTCCTCAATGAGGAGGTCCAGCAATCTGCCGAAGTTGCCCGGGAACTGGTTGATGATGGCTCTCTCTTCCTTGCCAATCGGATTACCCTGGCCCTCGCATACTATCGACTGGGGCAGATGTCCAAAGCTGCCGAAGTTCTCGATACACTTGGTATTGACTGGAATCAAGCGCGTCCGGGCTTCAGGGCAATTTATGCCGCGATTTTGCGCGCCAATGGTCGGACGACGGATGCCAACAAGCTACTCACCAACATTAACGTCGGAGCGCTCCTGAAAGAAGAACAGGAGCTGCTTGGGCAAACCCGTGGGTAACAGGAATCTAAGCTCCATCCATCTTTACAGAAGGCGTTGATCCCCTGTCATGCCAGCTGCCTTCGACTTGAATGGTTAAGGGACTTTGAGGAACACCACATTCGTTCCGCTGGATTCCCGACATCAGCGCATCGACAGCGACATTGCCCACAGCACGGGAGTTCTGATCAATACCGCTGACGCCATGGTAATTTTCGTGATTACGATCCAGATCAAGGTCTGCATAGGCAACCTCATCGCCCATTTTAATCCCGACCTGCTCAAAGAATGATGCCATCCGGATATCTGCGCTGATAACCGCATCAAGCTTCTTCTTCTGGCACCATTCACCGATGTGGGAAGCGTTTAAATCATGGCGAATGAGTGGCTCGATCCGGTTCACTGGATTATTGGCACAGTAAATCCGATAGGCCGCCTGCCAGCGATGCTTCACGATGCGGTCCATGTGTTTGGTCATGCAAAACCCGATGCGTTTGTAACCAAGTTGAACCAAGGCATCCATCGCCTCGAGCGTGGAGGTGTAATGATCATGAACCACACGGTTGAGAACTGGGCGGGTCAGCATGTCCCCCATCGTAACCGTCGCAAATCGCGATAAATTAAGCTCAATGACAATTTCCCGAGTCCTGTCGGTAATCGATCCGGAAAAAGGATGAAGAATGACCCCTTGAATGCCGCGACTCCAAAGGATCTGACTCAGGCGTTTCTCACTCATCCCAGGCTCATCGAGCCAGAACTCCATAATGTAAAAGCCGTAAGCTTCGGCCTGCTGCTGGGCTCCTTCCCAATACTGTCGCTCAGTCGCTGATCTTCGCCACTCTCCCCTGACCTTTCCCGTCGTAATGTAGGCCAGAGGCAAACCGCGTTCATCGGTAGCCTTTCGTCTTATTGCTGACATGAACCGTGAAAGCTCAGGATTCTTCCTGTAACCCAGCTCTTCAGCAACTGCCTCGACTTTCTCGCGCGTCGCTTTGCTGATCTTCGGGTTTTTTCTCAATGCCAGAGAAACCGTCATTTTGCACACACCCAGACGGTCTGCGATATCCTGAATACTTGGGCGCTTCTTCATTCTTATATTACCAAACCAGCTGGTATACGTATACTTGAAATTCTCTGGCAAAGACAAGCCGAAAACACATGATTATATCTATGTCCCTATCCATATTTATCCAGCGAGAACACACATTAAGTTCTTTAAACGTCGGCATGATAAACCGATAATCTGGATTCACACCTCTAACAAATCACAGAAATCACAACCTCAACAAACCCTATGAAATTAGTAAAATACGTTTCCCTCGCAGCTCTTTGCTCAGCCGGAACTCTTTTCGCAGCACCTTTTACCGACCCCCTGGATAACACTGACAACCTTAATCCTTTTGGTGGCCTGGTTCTAAACGACAATGGAGGCTCTGGTATCGTTAGCATGACACGCGCTGGTGCAGGTGATGAGGGCGCCGATTGGAATATCGGAGGCACCACCAATCTTTCATTGGACCTCGCAGATCAGCAATTTGTTCTAAACATTACTCCCGAAGCACAAATTGGCGATGGCCAATGGCACGTGAACATTCTCTTTTTTGATGGCGGAGGCAGCTTCATCTCAGAAAACAACCTTATTGGTTTCAACAGCAGCACAAGTCTAGCCAGCAATAACATCGCTGACTTTGCAACAAACCAGGGCGTCGTTGGTGCAGATAACTATCTTGTTCGGATGCGTATTCAGGGCACAGCTGTGACTGGCGGCTTCAGCTTCAGCGAATTTGCAGCCGTTCCAGAGCCTGGACATTTTGCACTTTTGATTGGTGGCCTTTCCTTGGGACTCCTTGTCTATCGCAAGAAGTACTCAAAGTAACGCCCCAATAGAACAGTCTAATTATCACCATGAGTACGAGCCGGACGGGTCTCGTACGCTGCCCCTTATATGCTCATTTCTCGTATACATAGCTATTTCGCCTTAATAACAATGACTGCTTTTTCAGCCTGTGTTCAGGATTCCTCTTCCAATAACGACGTAGAAAACGCGACAGTGTCCAATAGCAATTGGAATATCCAAAGCGATGCGCCCATCCTGGCCGCACACTACATGCCATGGTTTTCCAATCCAAATACCGCTCAGGGTGACAACCCAAACTGGTCCCATTGGGCATGGAAGGACAGCAAGGTGGACCGCAACCCGGAAGTACGCCAGGATGACAACCGCCGGGACATCGCATCGATCCAGTATCCACTGATCGGTCCCTACAGCTCAGATAGCGATCATGTCATTCGCTATCATATGAAGACAGCCAAGTCGGCTGGCATTGATGCATTTTTTGTAATCTGGTATGGGCCAGGCAGCGATACGGATAAAGTCATTCCAAAGCTTCTGGAAGAAGCCGAACTACAGGACATGAAGCTCGCCATCTGCTACGAGGAGAAACTGAACTGGACACCTTATCGCAAACCCGAATCCCGCGAGGACATTGTCGCGACAACCATCGATGACCTCAACTATGTCATCGATGAATACAGCGATCATCCAGCTTACCTAAGACGCGGAGGAAAGCCTTTCATTTACCAGTTCAATTATTGGGGCGAAGACGATCTTGGCCCACGCTCCATCCAGCCCAACGAGTGGGAAGAGATTTTTAATTCACTAGGCCAGCCAATCGTTTACGCACGACAAAACCTGAGCCCGCAGCATCATCCAAACATTGATGGAGCCTATCTGTGGTGGACCACCGACGAGTCCTACATCAAAGACTTCGCATCTTTCTCCCGCCATATGATCGACGAGGGGCAGCTCGAATTCTTCATGAGCATGATTGCTCCCGGGTTTGATGACTCTGGTGTGAACGGATGGGGAGAAGGCAGTCGCATCACTCCAAGAGCAGGCCTTTCTCTCCTGAAAGACACTTTTGAGCGAGCCTGGCAACATGACCCCGAAGTGATACAAGTAGTCACTTGGAATGACTTTAATGAAGGAACTGCCCTTGAGCCTACACTTGGCAACGGATTTCAATACCTGGATGCACTCGAATCATGGTGGAGCGAAAAAACCGGTCGCCCGGCTAACCTGGAAGACAACCGGGAAGCATTCATGGAATACCTGCAAGTCGCATCTCCGGAAGAACGCTCAGAAGTGCTGCCTCAAGCCCTTCAAGTTGCGAATGAGAACAGCGACCTTAAAGTAAGCGTTCCCAATTATCTTGAAACGATTGATTGAGTGCGATTGCTCATTTGTATGATTGCATCAGGTGATGCTTGGGCTAACGGACATTCAGATTCGTTTGTTTTAATGGCCTGAAGGGCCATGGCAAAACAGCTCAGGGTGGAATGAGGAACGAATGAAGCCCTGGGTAACAGGTATCATAAAAAGAAGGAGCCATGAAGGGATGCCGCAATGGAAGATATGCCTGCGTTCGTACGTCAGCCTTTCAGGCCTCTAAGTTTCCAGGTTCACAGGTCTCAGGGCTACGCTACGCTCCACCCTGGGCCTGTTTGCCTCAGCTCTTCGGGCCTCAAAAAACTGGGAAAGAAATCAAGCATCCTTGAATGTCCGTTAGCTCTAGTGTGTAGTTAGCTCACGCAGAGACGCAAAGGAAACAGGTCAAAAAATACTTTGCGACTTGAGCGAAGCGAGCGTGATAATACATCATACTTAGTTGACTCCAGAAAGAACTCAACGACGCAAAAGTCACTCCTAAATTCGGTTACGAACCGGTAATCCGTCCTGCAAGAACTTCATCTTAAGAATCAGAAAAAGTGCCAAGCCCAGGACCGCTTAAAGCTATCCTTGCGAGACCTTCACCTCTGCGGATGAACCCGCATAACCGGAAAGCCAAAACTTGATACTGTATGTGCTGACATCCTTTGGTGCAGTACTCATATCAATGACTGCAGGCCCCGTCACCTCAGTCACATCTTTTAACACATCCTGGTGGCCGAGGTATGTCCCCGAAGCATCCCAGTAAAGTAATTGCATCGAAAATGATGTCCCGTAAGAAATATCATCAAGCATTACCGAAAGCGCCTTGGTCGATTTGATATTAAAACGACTTGCGGTGTGGATGCTACCACTGGACGAGTTTCCTCGAAGCTCAAGATCGACTGCACCATCCTTAAGAATCCGAACTTTCAAATCATCCGTTGGCTCAAAGTCGGCCGGTGTTTGAAACAAAAACTTACTAGCAGCTACTCCCTCAGCGATGGCCAAAGACTTCAACTCAAAACTGGGTAATTCCGCCTCGAGCCAAATTTTAATGCGATAAGTTTTAGCATAGACCGCAGATTCTGGTTTAACGACGGAGAATTGAGCAGTCGTATTGTCAGAAGTATCCATCCCAAGCTTCGATGTCTCCAGATAGTTGCCGTCCAGGTCAAACCAGTTCGCCTGCACAATGACATTACCCGAACGCAACTGATACTCCATCTTTAATGCCGTGCCGGGTTCGTAGGTAAAACTCTCCTTCGGAGACAGCCAGGTATTATTGGAGAGTGCCTTTACCACTAACCCTTCTGTTGAACCCGAAAGCTTTGCTTTCTCATCCCACTCCCAACCGCTCAAATCAGTGGACACATTGACGTTCTTGCCGTGGGACAAACCCGACGCACTCAGTATCGCGGTGCACAGCAGGCACCTGAAAAAAATAGAATTGAGCATAAATTTAGTTTTTCCATTTCCAGGGATCACGAGGATCTCCGCCATAATCCGTATCCGCACGGTATTGCTTCATCTCCTCACTGCTCCTAAAGGCAACACTGCCATCGGCTTTGCCGTAGAAAGCACCCTGATCATCATAAAAGTCACGAGTGGAAGCATCCAGCCCTTCGTGTTCGGCAATTCCGACAACAGCTCCCGAACCGTCATTACCTCCGCCAAAGTTCTCACCTACGAGGATGATGTTGGGTGGTATTAAAGCAATTTCAGCAGGCTTTGCGTTGGTATCCCCCAATTTGGGCCACGGTGCCATGTAACCATTTTGCAGGTAAGTATACTTGGATGAATTGATTGCGTAGCTACGTGCCTCACCATCATAAACCCGCTCAAAAGTGTCTCCTGGGGATGAGAAAACTTCGTTCTCGGCCAAAAAACCCTCCTCAACCAAAGTCCCGCTCCAGTCCTGACCCGTTGTCGGGTGAACCTGATCCGGCAAACGGCCACCATTATCCAAAGCATACAAGTTCAGCGTCGTAACGATCTGGCGGACATTGCTGCTTGAGGTGGATTTGTATGCCTGTGTGCGCGCCCGAACCACTCCCAGGGAAATCAGCGCCGAAAGGACACCGACAACTGCAATCGCCGTTAACAATTCAACGAGCGAAAATCCCGGCAACTGGCGCATATACTTTCTTTGGTTAATTTGGGGCATCATTTGTATTTTCATAAGAGTAGGCAACAGATGCTAAAATTTCAAATACCATCCTAGTATACGTATACCAATACAGTAAACATGACTCACAATACAGTCACAGACTCAATATAGTGATGGACTCAAGCAATGTGCATAAAAAATGAGACATACACCATATGAACGAACACAAACATAAAATGCACATCGAACAATTCCCGGCAAATCATACAGAACCAAAGACATACTACACAAACACCTAATTATCAATAAGATGAAGAATTAGAAACTATAGCGCCAATTTATTGGCATGAGGTCAGCATAGGATGTCTGCATGGAACACGCTATGCAGTCTTCAATTCAAGAAACACCTTCGACTCTAAGCCTGGGATGGGTAAAACGGCCCTTTCGCCGCATCAGTCAAATGGCCTTCTATGCCTTTTCCTGGATCATAGTCAAAACGCTCTATAGAATTCGCTCCAAAGGCTGGGACAACCTTCCCACCGAAGGGGGTGCCGTGCTGATCTGCAATCATGTCTCCTATGTTGATGCCGTTCTGCTGGCGATCGCCTCTCCTCGCAGAATCCGCTTTCTAAGCCTGGATACGCTCCAGAAAGTCCCCGTCGTCGGAACATTCCTACGTCTGGCTGACGTTATTCCAGTCTCACCAGAACGCTCAAAGGACGCCATTCGACTGGCTGTCGAGCACGCCAAACGCGGAGAAATTGTAGGAATATTCCCGGAAGGACATCTGACCCGGGATGGGCATGTCCATGAATTTCAGCGCGGCTACGAGCTGATTGCCCGCCGGGCTGGCGTTCCTGTGGTGCCTGTTTGTCTTGACGGCCTCTGGGGCTCCATCTTCAGTTTCAAGGGAGGTCGCTTTTTCAAGAAGTGGCCAAGTCGCCTGCCTTATCGAGTTTCGATTCAAGTAGGAGCCTCATTCAATGCACGTGAAATGAACCCGGAAACAGCCCGTCAAACCATCCTCGACATGGGTGCTGATGCCTTTGCTCAGCGTCCCGAACTACAAGGCCATATAGGTGGCATGGTTCTTGAGAGCCTCTGCGAAGACCCCAAGCGGGAATGCATTGTCGATTACAGTGCCGGCCGCAAATCGCTCAATGCTGGAACTGTCGCTGCACTCGCTATTTGCCTCAGCAAGCACTTCAAAGCCACCATTCCTGAAAAGCGCGTAGCCGTTGTCCTTCCTCCGGGGCTTGGCGGAGCATTGGCCAATGTTGCTCTGAGCCTCGCCGGCAAAATCCCGGTGAACCTCAACTTCACCCTCGGGCGCTCAGCGCTTCAAAGCTGCCTGCGCCGTGGAGAGATAAAAACCATCATCAGCGCAGCTCCGGTGAAAGAGAAAATCGACCAGAAGTTCCCGGATTTCCCCTGGACCGAGCACGTGATCGACATCAAGAAGGAGATCGATGCGCTGCCGAAGCCCAAGCTCATCTTCTGGATCCTGGCCGGAAAGCTACTCCCGGCCAAGGTGGTTGCTTCGCTGGCTGGAGCACCAAAACAAGGCGGTGACGAAGAAGCGGCGCTGCTCTTCACGAGCGGTAGTGATGGTGACCCGAAAGGCGTTGTCCTTACGCACAAGAACATTATTGCAAATGCCAAACAGGTCCTGGCCTGCGGCGTCTTTCCCCAAAATGAAAGTCTGATGGCCAATCTGCCGATATTCCATAGTTTCGGCTTTACCGTCACGATCTGGTGCCCACTGCTTGAAAAAGTAAAGGTCACTTACACTCCGAGCCCACTGGATTTCAAACTGGCTGCAAAAGCGATTAAACAGGAGTCCGCCGGTATTCTCCTCGGGACGCCAACCTTCTTCCGCCCATACCTAACCCGGGTTCAGCCGGAAGATATGGCCTCTGTCAAAATCGTTGTCGGTGGGGCTGAGAAGACACCAAAGGGCTTTCACGAAGCCTGGGAGGAACGTTTTCCGAATAGCAGCTATCTCGAAGGCTATGGCCTGACCGAAACATCACCCGTGGCCTCGGTCAATATCCCCAAAGAGTATCTACCCAAGGAGTACGAGACAGGGATGCGCAAAGGCTCGGTTGGACGCCTTTTCCCAGGCATGGCAGCGGAGATTGTCGATCCGGATACCGGCGAAGTACTGCCGATTGGTGAGACTGGCATTCTGAAATTAAAAGGTGCCAACGTATTTAACGGTTACCTGAACGACCCCGAACGCACCGCTCAAGTGCTCGAAGGAGACTGGTTTACCACCGGTGACCTTGCCCGCCTGGACGAAGAAGGTTTTCTTTTTATAGAAGGTCGCTTGTCCCGCTTTTCCAAAATGGGTGGTGAGATGGTTCCTCACGGAACGATTGAAACTGCGATCGCCCGTGTCTTCGAAGTCGACAAGGCAGAAACACCGCAAGTCGCCGTCACAGCACGTGTTGATGAATCAAAAGGCGAAGCCCTGGTCCTGGTTTCAGCGATTGATATAGAACCGGCAGAGTTGCGTAAACGCCTTTCCAGTGACGGCCTTCCGAATCTCTGGATCCCCAAGGAAATCAAACGCGTTGATGCAATTCCGACCTTAGCCTCCGGCAAACTCGAACTGGCAGCACTGAAGAAAATCGCGGCAGAGTGAGCTATTCATGATATTATTAAACAAGAAGAACGGAAAGATCGAGAAGCACTAAATACAGTGATTCCCAATTTATAAGTAATCTGATTGTTTATTATGATTCAATAAACCATCAGTATCTAGTGCTTCTACCTAAAGCAGATATATCTTCTTTCCGCCCTTTCGAATCTTCCTGTTTATATTAACCGAGCAATGCCCTGTTACTTACCAGGTATCACCCGAACGAAGATTAATGTTCTTCCAGGGAAAGGTGATCATGTCGTTCTGCTTGATGGAATTGCCCACGATGGTTTGAACATGAAGGGATTCGCAAAGGCGCTTAATCAGCAAGGCTACCAGGTTTTGAATCTGGGATATCCATCGACGCAGTTATCCATTAGCGAGATCGCCGAAGATTATTTGACCAGGCACTTTGCCAAACACTTACCCGAAGACGGGCGGCCCGTTCACTTCATCACGCACTCTATGGGCGGGATTGTCCTACGGCATTATCATCATACCTTTGGCATGGGTCGACTGGGACGCGTGGTCATGCTGTCGCCTCCCAATCACGGCAGCGAAGTCGCCGAGCATTTGAAGCACTTCTTCGTTTATCAATGGTATTTCGGACCGGCCGGACAGGAAATCGGAACAGGACGCGATTCCGTCCCACTGGGTCTGCCGGCTGCTGATTTCGAAGTCGGCGTATTGACAGGAAGTGTCTCTTTTGACCCATGGTTTGACCCACTATTTGAAGGGACTCATGACGGTAAAGTTTCCGTCGAAAGTGCACGACTCGAAGGGATGAAGGAATTTCGCGTCGTCCCATGCAGTCATTATGGCATGACCTTCAGCCGCAAAGTTCAGGCCATGGCGATGCGCTTTCTCGCAGAAGGGGGTTTTTGAGAGGCTTTAAAGACAAAATAAATTTCTGCAACTTTGCCAGGCAGAGGTGGTTTACTTTGTTTGATGAAAAACTACAAAACCCTCGCGCTCTCCCTTTTCGCGGCACTGTTCCTCACCTCGGCCTACGCCGGAACGAACGACACCGCATCCTATTATCGTGCGCATTTTGAAGAATATGCCGGAAAAACGGTATCCCTTGATGTCGCGTTTATTCGTGTTCTACCCGTTGACATTGGCGAAGACTATTTTGCCTTTATCGTTTCAACCGTCGATGACGACAATCGCAGCCGTGGTGGTTCCATTGCGGTCGTCGCCTCCAAAGACAAGAAAAACAACATCGTGAGCCGGTATGGCACCACCGCTGACCGCGACGGTAAGCGATCCGTGGAAACCAAAAAGCTCAATGGCACCCTGGAAAGCATGCCTAATATTAACACCAACAGTTATACGCCATACATCGACATGACTGATGGTGAATTCGAGCCCAACGGCGAATTTGGAAAAATTGCCCGTGGCGCTGGAAGCGGAATCGGCAAAAAGGGCAAAAAGCTCTGATTGATTAAAATTTAAACTGAAACATGGATGCCGGAGCTGGGATTTTCCCACTCCGGCTTTTTTATGCCAGATAGTGCCCTTTGGCTTTTTCACTAAAAGGTACTTCTCTGGGAATCTTCACTCTACCATTGCATTCGCTTCGATGAGGCTTTTAATGCCGCTCTTTTCCAAAGCCAATGAAGATCCTAGTCGCAGACAAAATTTCGCCAAAAGGCGTTGATTTTTTCAAGGCCCAGCAAGGCTATACAGTGGTTGAAGCCTATGGCTCGTCACCGGAACAGATTCTTGAGCTAGTCAAGGATGTGGATGCGATTGCGGTTCGTTCGGAAACGAAAGTCACGGCTGAAGTCGTTGCTGCAGCCCCAAACCTGAAGGTGGTTGGGCGTGCTGGTGTCGGTGTTGACAATATTGACATTGATGCGGCAACGGAACGCGGAGTCATCGTCATGAACACGCCAGGCGGCAACACGATTGCCACCGCGGAGTTGACTTTTACGCACATGCTTTGTGGCACACGCCCCATTGCTCAGGCCAACGCGACCATGAAAGGTGGCGGTTGGGGCCGTAAACAGTACTCCGGTTTTGAGCTTATGGGCAAAACCCTGGGCATCTGCGGGTTTGGCCGTATCGGTGCAGAGGTCGCCAAACGCGCCCAAGCTTTCGGCATGACTGTTCTGGCGTATGATCCCTTTCTGACCGACGCCCGCGCTCAAAGCATGGGCATCAGCAAAGTCACACTCGACGATGTCATTGCCCAGAGTGATTACATCACTGTCCACATGCCATTGAATGACGAAACCCGTGGCATGATCGGCAAGGATGCTTTCGCCAAGGCCAAGGACGGGCTCCGTGTTTTCAATTGCGCCCGTGGTGGTATTATTGACGAGGCTGCACTGATCGAAGCCGTTCAAAGCGGAAAAGTCGCTGCAGCCGGCCTGGATGTTTACGAAGGCGAGCCTCTGGCCGAAGACAGCCCATTGCGCAAACTCGACAATGTCGTGCTGACACCGCACCTCGGCGCCTCCACTGCGGAAGCACAGGAAAGTGTTGGTGTGGAAGTGGCCGAGCAAATGGTTGAAGCACTCAACGGCGGAACCGTTCGCAACGCGATCAACATGCCATCTGTTGATGCGAAGGCTCT
The Rubellicoccus peritrichatus DNA segment above includes these coding regions:
- a CDS encoding AMP-binding protein, encoding MEHAMQSSIQETPSTLSLGWVKRPFRRISQMAFYAFSWIIVKTLYRIRSKGWDNLPTEGGAVLICNHVSYVDAVLLAIASPRRIRFLSLDTLQKVPVVGTFLRLADVIPVSPERSKDAIRLAVEHAKRGEIVGIFPEGHLTRDGHVHEFQRGYELIARRAGVPVVPVCLDGLWGSIFSFKGGRFFKKWPSRLPYRVSIQVGASFNAREMNPETARQTILDMGADAFAQRPELQGHIGGMVLESLCEDPKRECIVDYSAGRKSLNAGTVAALAICLSKHFKATIPEKRVAVVLPPGLGGALANVALSLAGKIPVNLNFTLGRSALQSCLRRGEIKTIISAAPVKEKIDQKFPDFPWTEHVIDIKKEIDALPKPKLIFWILAGKLLPAKVVASLAGAPKQGGDEEAALLFTSGSDGDPKGVVLTHKNIIANAKQVLACGVFPQNESLMANLPIFHSFGFTVTIWCPLLEKVKVTYTPSPLDFKLAAKAIKQESAGILLGTPTFFRPYLTRVQPEDMASVKIVVGGAEKTPKGFHEAWEERFPNSSYLEGYGLTETSPVASVNIPKEYLPKEYETGMRKGSVGRLFPGMAAEIVDPDTGEVLPIGETGILKLKGANVFNGYLNDPERTAQVLEGDWFTTGDLARLDEEGFLFIEGRLSRFSKMGGEMVPHGTIETAIARVFEVDKAETPQVAVTARVDESKGEALVLVSAIDIEPAELRKRLSSDGLPNLWIPKEIKRVDAIPTLASGKLELAALKKIAAE
- a CDS encoding esterase/lipase family protein — protein: MPCYLPGITRTKINVLPGKGDHVVLLDGIAHDGLNMKGFAKALNQQGYQVLNLGYPSTQLSISEIAEDYLTRHFAKHLPEDGRPVHFITHSMGGIVLRHYHHTFGMGRLGRVVMLSPPNHGSEVAEHLKHFFVYQWYFGPAGQEIGTGRDSVPLGLPAADFEVGVLTGSVSFDPWFDPLFEGTHDGKVSVESARLEGMKEFRVVPCSHYGMTFSRKVQAMAMRFLAEGGF
- the serA gene encoding phosphoglycerate dehydrogenase; the encoded protein is MKILVADKISPKGVDFFKAQQGYTVVEAYGSSPEQILELVKDVDAIAVRSETKVTAEVVAAAPNLKVVGRAGVGVDNIDIDAATERGVIVMNTPGGNTIATAELTFTHMLCGTRPIAQANATMKGGGWGRKQYSGFELMGKTLGICGFGRIGAEVAKRAQAFGMTVLAYDPFLTDARAQSMGISKVTLDDVIAQSDYITVHMPLNDETRGMIGKDAFAKAKDGLRVFNCARGGIIDEAALIEAVQSGKVAAAGLDVYEGEPLAEDSPLRKLDNVVLTPHLGASTAEAQESVGVEVAEQMVEALNGGTVRNAINMPSVDAKALEALKPYLSLGEALGTFIQQLGGECIESLKITYFGKITELDTLPLSRAIQRGFLKHIVEQVNDVNAPKKLEELGVKVETTSSNTDTSYQELVEVQTIDATGKSRTVGGTLFTRRQEPRIVHIDHHGLEVNTSGTLLVLKNQDVPGIIGFIGTVLSEDGINIANMSLSRDQGEGFAISVYELDSVPSETTQSKITGHKDIEKFRVIEL